The following proteins come from a genomic window of Dysidea avara chromosome 12, odDysAvar1.4, whole genome shotgun sequence:
- the LOC136240612 gene encoding beta-hexosaminidase subunit beta-like, with product MSAWFLPGLLQLVVAVTAFGPKDYLWPLPQSVNCADTTTYPINQESFKFVGAGPGGQLVPLTQAFQRYRRILFKSPSTARKDVKRSHDSPSDFQLDMLIVEVISADASLTAGTDESYELIVTERNGGHLQATTVYGALRGMETFSQLVLQDESGMHYVTSCLISDKPRFQYRGTLIDTARHFIPLEVLFRHLDAMAYNKFNVLHWHIVDDQSFPYQSYLFPNLSAEGAYDQNHIYTQENVANLIEYAKNLGIRVIPEFDTPGHSHSWMAQRDLLTPCYSHREPNGTYGPINPILESTYTFLASFYKEISDVFPDQYVFLGGDEVNTTCWLSNPDIKKWLKEHRTEDPLALMQYFVTRLTEIVDNIGKDYFVWQDVFDYGVIPHPNTVIGVWKNWEGFRYTDELVKLTAAGYKVVLSACWYLNYFSYGKHWFQYYACDPQNFTGTAAQKELVIGGTAAIWGEYVDGTNLLSRLWPRASLVGERLWSNMNDTTDLVSATTRLHHHRCRMLRRGINAEPIEGPGFCPDVYVPPI from the exons ATGTCGGCTTGGTTTCTTCCTGGCTTATTACAGCTTGTGGTTGCTGTGACAGCGTTTGGCCCCAAGGACTATCTCTGGCCGCTGCCGCAGTCTGTAAACTGCGCAGACACCACCACCTATCCCATCAACCAGGAGTCATTCAAGTTTGTCGGAGCTGGTCCTGGCGGGCAACTGGTGCCCTTGACGCAGGCATTCCAGAGATACAGGAGaatacttttcaagtcaccATCTACAGCCAGGAAGGATGTGAAGAGGTCACATGATAGTCCAAGTGATTTTCAGCTGGACATGCTAATAGTGGAAGTTATTTCTGCTGACGCGTCACTTACTGCAGGCACGGATGAATCGT ATGAGCTAATTGTCACGGAAAGAAATGGCGGTCATTTGCAAGCCACCACTGTCTATGGAGCATTGAGAG GTATGGAAACTTTCAGTCAGTTAGTTCTCCAGGATGAGAGCGGAATG CACTATGTAACATCTTGTCTCATATCTGATAAACCAAGGTTCCAGTACAGGGGAACTCTTATTGATACTGCTAGACATTTTATTCCCTTAGAAGTGTTGTTCAGACATTTA GATGCAATGGCTTACAACAAATTCAACGTTCTTCACTGGCACATTGTTGATGATCAGTCGTTCCCTTATCAGAGCTACTTATTCCCTAATCTGAGTGCTGAG GGTGCATATGATCAAAATCATATTTACACACAAGAGAACGTAGCTAATCTGATTGAATATGCGAAGAATCTTGGAATTAGAGTCATACCAGAGTTTGACACACCG GGACACAGCCACTCTTGGATGGCACAGAGAGACCTACTCACACCTTGCTACAGTCACCGTGAACCAAATGGCAC ATATGGTCCTATTAATCCCATATTGGAGTCCACTTACACTTTCCTGGCATCTTTCTACAAGGAGATATCAGATGTGTTCCCCGATCAATATGTCTTCCTTGGTGGAGATGAAGTGAATACAACATGTTG GCTCAGTAATCCTGACATCAAGAAATGGCTAAAGGAACACAGGACAGAGGATCCTTTAGCACTGATGCAATACTTTGTAACCAG GTTGACTGAGATTGTGGACAATATTGGCAAGGATTATTTCGTCTGGCAAGATGTGTTTGACTATGGTGTTATT CCACACCCTAACACTGTGATAGGAGTATGGAAGAACTGGGAAGGATTTCGTTACACCGATGAGTTGGTCAAGTTGACAGCAGCCGGGTACAAGGTGGTACTATCAGCTTGCTGGTATCTGAACTACTTCTCCTATGGTAAACACTGGTTCCAG TACTATGCTTGTGATCCTCAAAACTTCACTGGTACAGCAGCGCAGAAGGAACTCGTGATAGGTGGTACAGCTGCTATATGGGGAGAATATGTGGATGGCACTAATCTACTGTCTCGATTGTG GCCTCGTGCTAGTTTAGTAGGGGAAAGACTTTGGAGTAACATGAATGATACTACTGACCTGGTGTCTGCCACAACTAGGCTACACCACCACAGGTGTAGAATGTTGAG ACGTggcattaatgctgaaccaatTGAAGGACCAGGATTTTGCCCAGATGTCTATGTACCACCTATATAA
- the LOC136240614 gene encoding beta-hexosaminidase subunit beta-like → MLGRVCLLFILSASVLAYDPTEYLWPRPQQVECNQDVFYELDEETFDFAGFGPGGELGPLTLAFERYRKVIFDSPLIAKRNTDATKLADGELRVLSVEVTSSDETLGLETDESYILEINEYEIQLKSATVYGALRGIETFSQLIHQDEAGTFYVASCTISDKPRFQFRSILVDTARHFIPVNVLKQHMETMSYNKFNVFHWHIVDDQSFPYESYTFPNLSAQGAYDQDHIYSQTDVKDLIEYARLRGIRVVPEFDSPGHTKSWGNGQPELLTPCFVPNTTTPTGDHGPIDPTLEPTYTFLESFYKEISKVFPDQYLHLGGDEVSFNCWETNPAIKKWMVKHNITDYAKLEEYYEQRLIDIIDKLGKSYLVWQEIFDNGAKVRSDTVVSVWKGGSGMQAELARVTAAGYRVVLSACWYLNYISYGEDWVKYYQCDPHDFEGDETQKSLVMGGGAAVWGEFVDATNLIPTMWPRASIVGERLWSDQSVTDVHDAGIRLHNHRCRLIRRGIPAEPTEGPGFCSPEYDPVIL, encoded by the exons ATGTTAGGTAGAGTGTGTTTGTTATTTATCCTTTCCGCTAGTGTGCTAGCCTATGACCCTACGGAGTACTTGTGGCCGCGACCACAACAAGTAGAATGTAACCAGGACGTGTTTTACGAACTAGACGAAGAAACATTTGATTTCGCCGGGTTCGGACCAGGTGGAGAACTCGGTCCTTTAACCTTAGCATTTGAGAGATACAGAAAGGTGATTTTCGATTCACCGCTTATCGCGAAAAGAAACACTGACGCGACCAAGTTAGCTGACGGAGAGCTGCGAGTACTGTCAGTAGAAGTGACTTCCTCGGATGAGACTCTTGGGTTGGAAACGGACGAGTCAT atattctggagaTCAATGAATATGAGATACAGCTGAAGTCAGCTACAGTCTATGGAGCCCTTAGAG GTATTGAGACATTTAGTCAACTAATTCACCAAGATGAAGCTGGAACT TTCTATGTGGCTTCCTGCACAATATCGGACAAACCACGGTTCCAGTTTCGCTCAATCCTGGTTGACACAGCAAGACACTTCATCCCAGTGAATGTCCTTAAACAGCATATG GAGACCATGTCTTACAACAAGTTCAACGTGTTTCATTGGCATATTGTTGATGATCAGTCGTTCCCTTATGAGAGCTACACATTCCCTAATTTGAGTGCTCAG GGGGCATACGATCAAGATCACATCTACTCACAGACTGATGTGAAGGATTTGATTGAGTACGCACGTTTACGTGGCATAAGAGTGGTGCCAGAATTTGATAGCCCG GGTCACACCAAATCTTGGGGTAATGGACAACCAGAACTTCTAACACCTTGTTTTGTACCCAACACTACAACGCCAACTGGaga TCATGGTCCCATTGATCCCACACTGGAACCCACGTACACTTTTCTGGAGTCATTCTACAAGGAGATATCGAAAGTGTTCCCTGATCAATATCTTCATCTTGGCGGAGATGAAGTGTCCTTTAATTGTTG GGAGACTAACCCTGCAATTAAGAAGTGGATGGTAAAGCACAACATTACGGACTATGCTAAACTAGAAGAGTATTATGAACAGAG ACTAATTGATATTATTGATAAACTAGGGAAGAGCTATCTTGTGTGGCAGGAAATATTTGATAATGGTGCCAAG GTCAGGAGTGATACAGTCGTGAGCGTGTGGAAGGGTGGCAGTGGAATGCAGGCAGAATTGGCCCGTGTAACAGCTGCTGGATACAGAGTGGTGTTGTCAGCTTGTTGGTATCTAAACTACATCTCATATGGTGAAGACTGGGTCAAG TATTACCAGTGTGATCCACATGACTTTGAAGGAGATGAAACACAGAAGAGCCTAGTGATGGGTGGTGGAGCTGCAGTGTGGGGAGAGTTTGTAGATGCCACTAACTTGATACCAACTATGTG GCCTCGTGCTAGTATAGTTGGTGAGCGATTGTGGAGTGATCAATCTGTGACTGATGTACACGACGCCGGAATACGACTACACAATCACAGATGTCGTCTAATAAG ACGTGGTATTCCTGCTGAACCAACAGAAGGTCCAGGTTTCTGCTCACCAGAATATGACCCTGTTATTTTATAG
- the LOC136239939 gene encoding uncharacterized protein → MRTTGPHDYTTRGATRNRVRDVRRSIRHTLSHDKPRDISRATVEQVLNMKTCVFIGFLLFAVAASIPLEYNAPLLHGDLPEIVPDEYIVVFNSMETVSSQQVSSHMELIAKLMEDEETAEVVRSYNIGDRFRGYHAVMSNKILEEVRRQSEVKYVAHNREVHLAQTDCEAQPSPETWGLARTAQRERPQLGADYSYDPEVQGESVNAYIIDTGIEVEHPEFGGRAVWGADFIDGSNQDGNGHGTHVAGTVIGDNFGLARKATAIAVRVLNNGGSGSYAGVIAGVNYSANDHVEKKVPSVANMSLGGPVDQGLLDALEAAYKDGLLVVAAAGNSATDACNSSPAASDFATTVGAIDEFDTFAYFSNYGRCVEIQAPGVSIMSAYLNGGKAILSGTSMAAPHVAGVAAKLMGEIYKNSGEVPLPQDVEDELVKEATEGMINNLPEPGVTPNLIIFMECA, encoded by the exons ATGCGGACTACTGGGCCCCATGACTATACAACTAGGGGTG CAACCCGCAATAGAGTGCGTGACGTGCGGAGGAGTATTCGTCATACTCTGTCACATGACAAGCCGCGTGACATTTCACGAGCCACAGTCGAGCAAGTGCTAAACATGAAGACCTGTGTTTTTATTGGCTTCCTACTTTTCGCCGTTGCAGCCAGCATCCCGCTGGAATACA ACGCTCCCCTTCTTCACGGAGATCTGCCCGAGATCGTCCCAGATGAATACATTGTCGTATTCAACTCGATGGAAACTGTCAGTAGCCAACAAG TTTCATCACATATGGAATTGATTGCGAAGTTGATGGAGGATGAGGAAACCGCAGAAGTAGTCCGGTCGTACAACATTGGTGACAGGTTCCGTGGTTACCATGCTGTAATGTCCAACAA GATCTTGGAAGAAGTGAGGAGACAGAGTGAAGTGAAATATGTGGCACACAACAGA GAGGTGCACCTTGCACAAACTGATTGTGAGGCTCAGCCAAGTCCAGAGACCTGG GGACTTGCTCGAACTGCTCAAAGGGAGCGTCCTCAACTAGGAGCTGACTATTCTTATGACCCAGAGG TTCAAGGTGAGAGTGTGAACGCCTACATTATCGACAC TGGAATTGAAGTAGAGCATCCTGAGTTTGGTGGCAGGGCTGTGTGG GGTGCTGATTTTATTGATGGCTCAAACCAAGATGGGAATGGACATGGAACTCATGTAGCAG GAACTGTCATTGGGGACAATTTTGGTTTGGCCAGAAAGGCAACTGCCATTGCTGTCCGTGTACTGAACAACGGTGGCTCTGGATCATATGC TGGTGTGATTGCTGGTGTCAATTACTCAGCTAACGATCATGTTGAGAAGAAAGTGCCATCTGTTGCTAA CATGTCATTGGGAGGCCCAGTTGATCAAGGCTTACTGGATGCTTTGGAGGCAGCTTACAAAGAT GGTCTATtggttgttgctgctgctggaaATTCAGCCACTGATGCTTGCAACTCATCACCAGCCGCCTCTGACTTTGC GACGACTGTGGGTGCCATTGATGAATTTGATACATTTGCATATTTCTCCAATTATGGAAGATGTGTGGAGATCCAAGCACCA GGTGTGTCCATCATGTCTGCCTACCTTAATGGTGGCAAAGCCATACTGTCTGGCACTTCCATGGCTGCCCCACATGTTGCTGGGGTTGCCGCCAAATTGATGGGTGAGATCTACAAGAACAGTGGAGAGGTCCCTCTTCCCCAGGATGTTGAAGATGAGCTCGTGAAGGA GGCAACTGAGGGTATGATCAACAACCTTCCAGAGCCAGGTGTTACCCCTAACCTCATTATCTTTATGGAGTGTGCCTAA